In a genomic window of Venatoribacter cucullus:
- a CDS encoding DUF6160 family protein encodes MASLGCLRLSALLAGCVVAFPMLAMQPLDEQSLSEVTGQAQGLRYTSEYDARIDSISYIDDDGMGDGNVGMLTLSPVRLYTQTNRPVQIDLEVKEVNGRKALVFTNRDLPIETEVGSFAINGYSLGGIGHGNFQIGTGDALVTTLYAGGNEGNGITIDLDIPGSMSFDTWLEDDGARLTATLDFGDPRNPLGGGMALKNISFDLEGDGLRIGLPEITDGNVNFYNVRIGDDVLNSAALRNVNLQPGGYLLVKNARGADEIGMEMDLLVKKDSSLDFVYITGAIGENYPGPNVFEMSANISLVDDLSVRGMRMNVDGERGLVFDFDKTNAQSGVSGNLLVSDFTMQRSDKVGVVTDPVGIGSMDIQMNLTNNTYMQIEGH; translated from the coding sequence ATGGCATCATTAGGCTGTCTTCGGCTGAGTGCATTGCTCGCAGGCTGTGTCGTTGCCTTCCCCATGCTGGCTATGCAGCCACTGGACGAGCAAAGCTTGTCGGAAGTGACTGGTCAGGCTCAGGGTTTACGCTATACCTCCGAGTACGACGCCCGTATCGATTCCATCTCCTACATCGATGACGATGGTATGGGGGATGGCAATGTCGGCATGCTGACGCTTTCTCCTGTCCGCCTCTATACACAAACCAACCGCCCGGTGCAGATCGACTTGGAAGTTAAGGAAGTGAACGGCCGCAAAGCGCTGGTGTTCACCAATCGTGACCTGCCCATCGAGACCGAAGTGGGTTCGTTTGCCATTAATGGCTATTCGCTGGGTGGTATTGGCCATGGCAACTTTCAGATTGGTACCGGTGACGCGCTGGTTACTACGCTCTATGCCGGTGGTAATGAAGGCAATGGTATTACCATTGATCTGGATATTCCCGGTTCTATGTCCTTTGACACCTGGCTGGAAGATGACGGTGCCCGTCTGACCGCGACGCTGGATTTTGGTGATCCGCGCAACCCGCTGGGCGGTGGTATGGCGCTGAAAAATATCTCCTTCGACCTGGAAGGTGATGGCCTGCGCATCGGCTTACCGGAAATTACCGATGGCAATGTTAACTTTTACAACGTCCGTATCGGTGATGATGTGCTGAACAGTGCGGCGCTGCGTAATGTGAACCTGCAGCCGGGTGGTTATCTGCTGGTGAAAAACGCCCGTGGCGCGGATGAAATCGGTATGGAAATGGACCTGCTGGTTAAAAAAGATTCCTCCCTCGACTTTGTCTATATCACTGGTGCCATTGGTGAGAACTACCCGGGCCCGAACGTATTTGAAATGTCGGCCAATATCAGCCTGGTGGATGATCTCAGTGTCCGCGGTATGCGCATGAACGTCGATGGTGAGCGTGGCCTGGTGTTTGATTTTGATAAAACCAATGCCCAGAGCGGTGTCAGCGGTAATTTGCTGGTCTCTGATTTCACAATGCAGCGCAGCGATAAGGTCGGCGTGGTTACTGACCCGGTGGGCATTGGCAGCATGGATATTCAGATGAATCTGACCAATAACACCTACATGCAGATTGAGGGCCATTAA
- a CDS encoding DUF2333 family protein has protein sequence MTESISTRERLAEQVQSLRDNWREGGPLRSLVLALLVVLLLASLVLGFWWSTEPDAFPVRERAMVRAEQMAVEPVPGFVTTATLIEMTETLLNKRGGYLSNDILPPGLWLDNIPNWEFGVLIQVRDFTRALRRDFSRSQSQSTEDKDLAVAEPQLHFDNNSWALPSTEAEYSRGLAALESYLGRLADPQDSNAQFYTRADNLRRWLTDVENRLGSLSQRLSSSVGRPRLNTDLAGDTEAHQSTPTSTEQEVKTPWTELDDVFYEARGTSWALMHLLRAVEHDFHDVLTRKNALVSLRQIIRELEATQEALWSPMILNGGGFGMFANHSLVMASYISRANAALKDLNDLLAQG, from the coding sequence ATGACCGAATCTATCAGCACGCGTGAACGCTTAGCCGAGCAGGTGCAGTCGCTGCGTGACAACTGGCGAGAGGGTGGCCCGCTGCGTTCTTTGGTTTTGGCGTTGCTGGTGGTGTTATTGCTGGCGTCACTGGTGCTGGGTTTCTGGTGGAGCACCGAGCCGGATGCGTTTCCGGTGCGTGAGCGCGCCATGGTCCGGGCCGAGCAGATGGCGGTAGAGCCGGTACCGGGTTTTGTTACCACGGCCACGTTAATAGAAATGACCGAAACCCTGCTGAATAAGCGCGGTGGCTATTTAAGCAACGACATTCTGCCCCCCGGCTTATGGCTGGATAATATTCCCAACTGGGAATTCGGCGTGCTGATTCAGGTACGCGATTTTACCCGCGCGCTGCGCCGCGATTTCAGTCGCTCACAAAGCCAGTCGACCGAAGATAAAGACCTGGCCGTAGCTGAACCGCAGCTCCATTTTGACAACAACAGCTGGGCGCTGCCTTCCACCGAAGCAGAATACAGCCGTGGTCTGGCGGCACTGGAAAGCTATCTGGGCCGGCTGGCCGACCCGCAGGATAGCAATGCCCAGTTCTATACCCGGGCTGACAACCTGCGCCGCTGGTTGACCGATGTGGAAAACCGTTTAGGCAGTTTATCGCAGCGTCTCAGTTCTTCGGTGGGGCGTCCGCGCCTGAATACCGATCTGGCCGGTGATACGGAAGCGCATCAGTCCACCCCGACCAGCACCGAGCAGGAAGTGAAAACCCCCTGGACCGAGCTAGACGACGTGTTTTACGAAGCCCGCGGCACTTCCTGGGCTTTAATGCACCTGCTGCGTGCTGTTGAGCATGATTTTCACGATGTGCTTACCCGTAAGAATGCACTGGTCAGCCTGCGGCAGATTATCCGCGAGCTGGAAGCCACGCAGGAAGCGCTGTGGTCGCCCATGATTCTGAACGGCGGCGGCTTCGGCATGTTCGCCAACCATTCATTGGTGATGGCCTCGTACATCTCCCGCGCCAATGCGGCGTTGAAAGACCTGAACGACCTGCTGGCGCAGGGCTGA
- the tmpT gene encoding thiopurine S-methyltransferase, translated as MHSDFWHDKWERMEIGFHLNEVNKILLKYWPTLKVAPGSTVLVPLCGKTLDLVWLRSKGYGVVGIELSEIALDELAQLLRDELNLSIEKTRTQLNGEDAAVYRGDGVLLIAGDFFAVTPELIGPVHAVYDRAALVALPATMRIDYCNQIRRLSDHAPQLLVTFDYDQNIANGPPFAVLDDEVRTHYAVHYAQLERLDDRELIEQEPKFRAKGLTSFRQLVYHLHQN; from the coding sequence ATGCACAGCGATTTCTGGCACGACAAATGGGAACGGATGGAAATCGGTTTCCACCTCAACGAAGTGAATAAAATTCTGCTCAAATACTGGCCAACGCTGAAGGTTGCGCCCGGCAGCACTGTGCTGGTGCCGCTGTGCGGCAAAACGCTGGATCTGGTCTGGCTGCGCAGCAAGGGCTACGGTGTGGTGGGTATTGAGCTGAGTGAAATTGCCCTGGATGAGCTGGCGCAGCTGCTGCGCGACGAGCTGAATCTGAGCATTGAAAAAACCCGTACGCAACTGAACGGCGAAGATGCCGCGGTCTACCGTGGTGACGGCGTGCTGCTGATTGCCGGGGATTTCTTTGCCGTAACCCCAGAGCTGATCGGCCCGGTACATGCCGTATACGATCGTGCTGCGCTGGTGGCCCTGCCGGCAACCATGCGGATTGATTACTGCAACCAGATCCGCCGCCTCAGCGACCATGCTCCGCAACTGTTGGTTACCTTCGATTATGACCAGAACATCGCCAATGGCCCGCCGTTTGCGGTGCTGGACGACGAAGTGCGTACTCACTACGCGGTTCATTATGCGCAGCTGGAACGGCTGGATGATCGTGAATTGATTGAGCAGGAACCGAAGTTCCGCGCCAAGGGCTTAACCTCGTTCCGCCAGCTGGTGTACCACCTGCACCAGAACTGA
- the tsaA gene encoding tRNA (N6-threonylcarbamoyladenosine(37)-N6)-methyltransferase TrmO: protein MHITPVAVARTPFAEKFAIPRQPQLAPAARGVIELQPPFNDPLALAGLEQVSHIWLLFIFHEALPADGEPPRLRVRPPRLGGNDKLGVFATRSTHRPNSIGQSVVKLERIEGTRLIVSGIDLLDGTPIIDIKPYVPYADSLPQASNGIASAAPGTVTVEWQPQALAAAHQQGQRLGEDVQGLIEQCLAQDPKPAYQQPGPERHYGARFWDINVVWHYPEVERIRVLEITAA, encoded by the coding sequence ATGCACATTACCCCGGTCGCTGTTGCCCGCACCCCATTCGCTGAAAAATTTGCCATTCCCCGCCAGCCGCAACTGGCGCCGGCGGCGCGTGGCGTTATTGAATTGCAGCCCCCCTTTAACGACCCGCTGGCGCTGGCCGGGCTGGAACAGGTCAGCCATATCTGGCTGCTGTTTATCTTCCATGAAGCCTTGCCGGCCGACGGCGAACCACCGCGCCTGCGGGTACGCCCGCCGCGATTGGGCGGTAACGACAAACTGGGCGTGTTTGCCACCCGCAGCACCCACCGCCCCAACAGCATTGGGCAGTCGGTGGTGAAACTGGAGCGCATCGAAGGCACCCGCCTGATTGTCAGCGGCATCGACCTGCTGGATGGCACCCCCATTATCGACATCAAACCCTATGTGCCTTACGCCGACAGCCTGCCGCAGGCCAGCAATGGCATTGCCAGTGCAGCGCCCGGCACGGTAACGGTGGAATGGCAGCCACAGGCTCTGGCCGCCGCCCACCAACAGGGGCAACGCCTGGGCGAAGACGTACAGGGCTTAATTGAACAATGCCTGGCACAAGACCCGAAACCGGCCTATCAGCAGCCGGGGCCGGAACGCCATTACGGCGCGCGCTTCTGGGATATTAATGTGGTGTGGCATTACCCGGAGGTAGAACGCATCCGGGTATTAGAGATTACGGCGGCCTGA
- a CDS encoding OmpP1/FadL family transporter yields the protein MNKHIPVLAAAVAAASLFSAGVQAGGFKINEQSASGAGRAFAGSAAIAKDASVVFFNPAGMSRLEQSQASFGFTFLNLEGEFKNGELINPAGASSNTAEAGVYNDGGDFMPDKVIPFGYYVRKLDEKMAVGLGIFAPFGTSTDYAQGSLASGFADETMLSAIDIQPTFSYQLTDTFSVGVGLDIVYAKGVLSKELDLAPYNPSVPAYNVEAYKGYENTFEVSGDDIAFGWNFGLMWDVTPATTLGLAYRSEIEFELEGDSELKQPIGGTLPKQASRVPLTGPQSATLSVAHQLNDRVLLLGGATWTDWSSFKYFDIIGTEPGLISAVSGLGENYIGHIVEKWRDTVSVSFGAEYMLNQNWTLRAGYAFDESPVKEAYRTARVPDNDRQWLTAGATYNLNPRWSFDAALAYLFIGTSKLNEQNKGLDDEVKGIDRLTGEYDINALGISFQANYRM from the coding sequence ATGAACAAACATATTCCGGTATTAGCTGCTGCTGTGGCAGCCGCTTCTTTATTCAGCGCTGGTGTTCAGGCTGGTGGTTTTAAAATCAACGAGCAAAGCGCCAGTGGCGCCGGCCGTGCCTTTGCCGGCAGTGCTGCCATTGCCAAGGATGCCTCGGTGGTGTTTTTTAACCCGGCCGGTATGAGCCGCCTGGAACAGTCGCAGGCCAGCTTTGGTTTTACCTTTCTGAATCTGGAAGGTGAGTTTAAGAATGGTGAGCTCATCAATCCGGCAGGCGCCAGCAGTAATACCGCTGAAGCTGGTGTGTATAACGACGGTGGCGATTTTATGCCGGATAAAGTCATTCCGTTCGGTTACTACGTGCGCAAACTGGATGAAAAAATGGCCGTTGGTCTGGGTATTTTTGCCCCCTTCGGTACCTCAACCGATTACGCGCAGGGCTCGCTGGCCAGCGGTTTTGCCGATGAAACCATGCTGTCTGCCATTGATATTCAGCCGACCTTTTCCTACCAGCTGACCGATACCTTCTCGGTCGGTGTTGGTCTGGATATTGTTTATGCCAAGGGCGTGCTAAGCAAAGAGCTGGATTTAGCGCCATATAATCCATCAGTTCCTGCTTACAACGTTGAAGCTTATAAAGGTTATGAAAATACCTTTGAAGTATCCGGTGACGATATTGCCTTTGGCTGGAACTTCGGTCTGATGTGGGATGTTACCCCGGCGACCACGCTGGGCCTGGCCTACCGCTCTGAAATCGAATTTGAGTTGGAAGGGGATTCTGAACTAAAGCAACCTATCGGGGGCACGTTACCTAAACAAGCCTCGCGCGTACCGCTGACCGGCCCGCAATCCGCCACGTTGAGTGTTGCCCATCAGCTTAACGACCGTGTACTGCTGCTGGGCGGTGCGACCTGGACCGATTGGTCGAGCTTTAAATACTTCGACATTATCGGTACCGAGCCGGGTCTGATTTCAGCGGTCAGCGGCTTGGGTGAGAACTACATCGGCCATATCGTCGAAAAATGGCGTGATACTGTGTCTGTGTCGTTCGGTGCGGAATATATGCTGAACCAGAACTGGACCCTGCGTGCCGGTTACGCCTTTGATGAGTCACCGGTGAAAGAAGCCTACCGTACCGCCCGGGTGCCGGATAACGACCGTCAGTGGCTGACCGCCGGTGCCACCTATAACCTGAACCCGCGCTGGAGCTTTGATGCGGCGCTGGCTTACCTGTTTATCGGTACGTCCAAGCTGAATGAACAGAACAAAGGCCTGGATGATGAGGTAAAAGGAATCGATCGCCTGACCGGCGAATACGATATTAACGCTCTGGGTATCTCCTTCCAGGCCAACTACCGTATGTAA
- a CDS encoding PhnA domain-containing protein, translating to MSIEQSLLARAGNKCELCGSEQDLSAQLVSPHSQLTVDTGVVLCGTCQPQVAGADADANHWRCLNDSMWSQVPAVQVVAYRMLKRLGAAGEGWAQDLLDVMYMEDDTRKWAETRSAEEDREPTRDSNGAILQAGDNVTLIKDLDVKGANFTAKRGTTVRGISLTDNPEHIEGRVNGVRIVIISAYTKKA from the coding sequence ATGTCGATTGAGCAAAGTCTGCTGGCCCGGGCTGGCAACAAGTGTGAGTTATGCGGTTCTGAACAGGATCTGAGCGCGCAGCTGGTGTCGCCGCACAGTCAGTTGACCGTGGATACCGGTGTGGTGCTCTGTGGCACGTGCCAGCCGCAGGTAGCGGGCGCTGACGCCGATGCTAACCACTGGCGTTGTCTGAACGACAGTATGTGGAGCCAGGTGCCGGCGGTGCAGGTGGTGGCGTACCGGATGCTGAAGCGTTTAGGGGCGGCTGGTGAAGGTTGGGCGCAGGATCTGCTGGATGTCATGTATATGGAAGACGACACCCGCAAGTGGGCCGAAACCCGCAGTGCGGAAGAAGACCGTGAGCCCACCCGCGATTCCAACGGTGCCATTCTGCAGGCCGGCGACAACGTTACCCTGATCAAAGATCTGGATGTAAAAGGCGCCAACTTTACCGCCAAGCGCGGCACTACCGTGCGCGGTATTTCCCTGACCGATAACCCGGAGCACATCGAAGGCCGGGTAAACGGTGTGCGCATTGTGATCATCAGCGCTTACACCAAAAAAGCCTGA